A genomic segment from Nicotiana tabacum cultivar K326 chromosome 7, ASM71507v2, whole genome shotgun sequence encodes:
- the LOC142162463 gene encoding putative serine/threonine-protein kinase PIX13: protein MKRVKYGFGVVLVEMLTGLRALDTNRPSHQHNLVEWIKPHLSDRRKLKDKMDSRLEGKYPSRAAVQIAQLALSCLGPEPKTRPSMKEVVEKLEHIEAANERPKEPRVSSRHQTAYRYGQQPLHHRSPLHPRHDVNRAYPLPRRAY, encoded by the coding sequence ATGAAACGGGTGAAgtatggttttggtgttgttttagtGGAAATGCTAACAGGTCTACGGGCACTAGACACAAACCGCCCAAGCCACCAGCATAATCTGGTTGAATGGATTAAGCCACATTTATCTGACAGAAGGAAGTTGAAGGACAAGATGGATTCACGGCTAGAAGGGAAATATCCATCCAGAGCTGCAGTACAAATAGCACAACTGGCACTGTCATGTCTTGGACCTGAACCTAAAACCAGACCATCAATGAAAGAAGTAGTTGAGAAACTAGAACATATTGAGGCTGCCAATGAAAGACCCAAGGAGCCTAGAGTAAGTTCGAGACATCAGACTGCTTATAGATATGGTCAACAACCTTTGCACCATCGTTCTCCACTTCACCCAAGGCACGATGTAAATCGAGCCTATCCACTCCCAAGAAGAGCATACTGA
- the LOC107776423 gene encoding putative galacturonosyltransferase 3: MRARFRGSFISPTLLIFFLVIHVEPARTELSNVLSLQGELKGLFPSYDCPQCIDRKEQGRMSAARPDEKNIDIIVTYTDANGAIRTRSINSKDLSTSWVWRYPSDEDGDQKKSSKEVEGKSQTPDKFEVNIEHSNINENQYGFVIEHKKASELHPIKLKRQRLRNERKERRTAELIQQDKAIEDQIQDAAIQRAKELDTTRKGKYNIWRKEYENPNSDSTLKLMRDQIIMARAYATIAKAKNEDALYDSLIQHSRVNQLAIGEATSDAELLPSALDRAKDMGHVLAAAKDQLYDCITLARKLRVMLQSAETGLSLLKKRSAFLIQLAAKTVPRPLHCLPLLLTTDYFLHGYEERGFPNKEKLEDPSLYHYAIFSDNVLATSVVVNSTTLHAKEPEKHVFHIVTDKLNFLAMKMWFLVNPPAGATIHVENVDDFTWLNSSYCPVLRQLESARMIEYYFKAHQSNSLTTGTDNLKYRNPKYLSMLNHLRFYLPEVYPKLEKILFLDDDIVVQKDLTPLWSVDLQGMVNGAVETCKESFHRFDKYLNFSNPKISENFDPNACGWAFGMNIFDLKEWRRRNITGIYHHWQEMNEDRTLWKLGTLPPGLITFYNLTYPLDRSWHVLGLGYDPALNKTAIENGAVVHYNGNYKPWLDLAIAKYKSYWSRYVMFNNSYLQLCNISE; the protein is encoded by the exons ATGAGAGCTCGTTTTAGAGGATCCTTCATCTCCCCGACTTTGTTAATCTTCTTCCTG GTTATACATGTTGAACCTGCCCGAACAGAATTGTCAAATGTATTATCACT TCAGGGAGAGCTGAAAGGTCTTTTCCCCTCATATGATTGTCCACAATGCATTGATAGAAAG GAACAAGGTCGAATGAGTGCTGCTCGTCCTGATGAGAAA AATATTGACATCATTGTAACATACACTGATGCTAATGGTGCTATTAGAACTAGGAGCATAAACTCCAAGGACTTGTCAACTTCATGGGTATGGAGATATCCTAGTGATGAGGATGGTGATCAGAAAAAGAGTTCCAAG GAAGTGGAAGGGAAGTCTCAGACACCGGATAAGTTTGAGGTCAATATTGAGCACTCTAACATAAATGAAAATCAGTATGGATTTGTCATAGAGCATAAAAAAGCATCTGAGCTTCATCCAATCAAACTCAAGCGCCAG AggctaagaaatgaaagaaaggaaCGGCGGACTGCAGAGCTGATCCAACAAGATAAGGCAATTGAAGACCAGATTCAAGATGCTGCTATTCAGCGAGCTAAAGAGCTTGACACAACTAGAAAGGGTAAATACAATATATGGAGGAAAGAATATGAAAATCCCAATTCTGACTCTACCCTTAAACTTATGCGTGACCAAATAATCATGGCAAGAGCTTATGCTACCATTGCAAAAGCTAAGAATGAAGATGCTCTGTATGATTCTTTGATACAACATTCTAGAGTAAATCAGCTTGCAATTGGAGAGGCCACTTCTGATGCTGAACTTCTACCAAG TGCACTTGACAGAGCAAAGGATATGGGCCATGTTCTAGCTGCTGCGAAAGATCAACTATACGATTGCATAACACTAGCAAGGAAACTAAGGGTCATGCTTCAGTCGGCTGAAACTGGTCTAAGTCTGCTGAAGAAAAGGAGTGCATTCTTGATACAGCTGGCTGCTAAAACAGTTCCCAGGCCTTTGCATTGTCTTCCCTTGCTTCTCACGACGGACTACTTCCTACATGGATATGAAGAGAGAGGATTTCCAAACAAGGAAAAACTTGAAGATCCTTCTCTGTATCATTATGCTATATTTTCTGATAATGTCCTAGCCACATCTGTTGTTGTGAACTCTACTACACTGCACGCAAAGGAGCCTGAAAAGCACGTTTTCCATATAGTGACAGACAAATTGAACTTCCTAGCTATGAAAATGTGGTTCCTTGTCAATCCTCCTGCTGGCGCAACAATTCATGTTGAGAATGTGGATGACTTTACATGGCTTAATTCTTCTTACTGCCCTGTACTACGACAGCTTGAATCTGCTAGAATGATAGAGTATTATTTCAAGGCACATCAGTCGAATTCCCTTACAACTGGCACCGACAATCTCAAATACAGGAACCCAAAGTATTTGTCAATGCTAAATCATCTTAGGTTTTACCTTCCTGAAGTATACCCAAAGCTGGAGAAAATCTTGTTTCTGGATGATGATATTGTTGTTCAAAAGGATCTGACGCCTCTTTGGTCTGTCGACCTACAAGGGATGGTCAATGGTGCCGTGGAGACATGCAAGGAAAGCTTCCATAGATTTGATAAATATCTTAACTTCTCGAACCCGAAAATATCTGAAAATTTTGATCCCAATGCTTGTGGCTGGGCATTTGGCATGAATATCTTTGATTTGAAGGAGTGGAGGAGGCGCAACATTACAGGAATATATCATCATTGGCAGGAAATG AATGAGGATAGAACACTTTGGAAACTTGGGACCTTACCTCCGGGGCTGATAACTTTTTATAACTTGACTTATCCTTTGGACCGGAGCTGGCATGTCTTGGGTCTTGGTTATGATCCTGCCCTAAACAAAACAGCAATAGAAAATGGGGCGGTTGTTCACTACAATGGAAATTACAAACCATGGTTGGATCTTGCAATTGCCAAGTACAAATCTTATTGGTCTAGATATGTAATGTTCAATAATTCATACCTTCAACTTTGCAACATCAGTGAGTAG
- the LOC107776422 gene encoding pentatricopeptide repeat-containing protein At2g17210-like, which yields MRVPFSSPAWNCNWCSRFKELLYHGKSQDVLFHYRELKKSGLEVTDHSVFAVLLKACLNFSPTHGNSIHGSLIKQGFLAFTSLGNSMVDFYAKSGDLGSALLVFNCMPNKDSVSWNVIIHGHLERAAASYGRGLWFFTQAWAAGFEPNISTLVLVIQTCRNLKAFEVGQMIHGSIIRAGYSRITSVQNSLLNFYAELGMQLAHNLFDEMTDRDVISWSVMVAGYAQSEEATVALGFFKRMIHFGITPDGQSVVSVLKACSKLMTIRMGESVHGFVISRGLDYDLFVQNSLIDLYSKWNDVNSSLRVFHETPEKNVVSWNSLLSGLVQNEKHSEALILFDSMRKAGVDSDEVTLVNLLQLCKSFLDPYQCKLIHSRVLRRGFELNELVTNSLIDAYASCNLINYAWSQFSIMKTLDAVTWSTMIAGFTHCGMPDEAIAVFREMNHTTERPNAITMLHLLEACSLSADLKRSRWAHGIVIRRGLASDVHVGTAILDMYSKCGSVELSRKVFERIPHKNVVTWSAIITAYGMNGLPNEALALLAEMKMSGLKPNQVTALSLLSACSHGGLVEEGLSLFEELIWDDEVEPSLEHYSCLVDLLARAGKVDSAMNLIGRLRGGVKPSASAWGALLSACRNYENYEFGASALPQVLELEPSSSAGYLLASNMYASGHSWVDASKMRMMSKERGVKVTAGYSLVYVNGKACKFLAGDNHNSLSDELQFAIQQLHSCMKMDITCR from the coding sequence ATGCGTGTTCCTTTCTCGTCGCCTGCTTGGAACTGTAACTGGTGTTCTAGGTTCAAAGAATTACTGTACCATGGCAAATCCCAAGACGTTCTTTTCCACTACCGTGAATTGAAGAAGAGCGGACTTGAGGTGACAGACCATTCGGTTTTCGCCGTCCTTCTCAAAGCATGTTTAAACTTCTCACCCACACATGGCAACTCTATCCATGGCTCTCTGATTAAGCAGGGATTCCTAGCTTTCACTTCCCTCGGTAATTCTATGGTGGACTTCTATGCTAAATCTGGAGATTTGGGTTCTGCACTTCTTGTTTTTAACTGCATGCCCAACAAAGATTCAGTTTCGTGGAATGTAATCATTCACGGACACTTAGAGCGAGCTGCTGCTTCTTACGGGCGAGGATTGTGGTTCTTTACTCAGGCTTGGGCTGCAGGTTTTGAACCCAACATCTCCACCTTAGTGCTTGTCATTCAGACTTGTCGGAATCTTAAAGCTTTTGAGGTTGGACAGATGATTCATGGTTCTATCATTCGTGCTGGATATTCACGTATAACTTCTGTCCAAAACTCGCTCCTCAACTTTTATGCTGAATTAGGAATGCAGCTTGCGCATAACCTTTTCGATGAAATGACTGACAGAGACGTTATATCTTGGAGTGTCATGGTTGCTGGCTATGCCCAAAGCGAGGAAGCAACTGTTGCTCTCGGGTTCTTTAAACGGATGATTCATTTTGGGATAACCCCAGACGGACAATCAGTGGTAAGTGTACTCAAAGCTTGCAGCAAATTGATGACCATTAGAATGGGAGAGTCAGTTCACGGGTTTGTTATCTCTAGAGGTCTGGATTATGATTTGTTTGTACAGAACTCCCTGATCGACTTGTATTCTAAATGGAACGATGTTAATTCTTCATTGAGAGTTTTCCACGAAACTCCCGAAAAGAATGTCGTATCCTGGAACTCTTTGTTGTCAGGACTTGTGCAAAATGAGAAGCATTCTGAGGCTCTAATTTTATTTGATTCGATGAGGAAGGCTGGAGTTGATTCTGATGAGGTGACTCTGGTCAATCTACTGCAGTTATGTAAGTCCTTCCTTGACCCTTACCAGTGCAAGTTGATACATTCCAGAGTACTCCGACGAGGTTTTGAGTTGAATGAGTTGGTTACAAACTCTTTGATCGATGCATATGCAAGTTGCAATCTCATAAATTATGCATGGAGTCAATTTAGTATTATGAAAACGCTTGATGCAGTAACTTGGAGCACCATGATTGCTGGATTCACACACTGTGGCATGCCTGACGAAGCCATTGCTGTTTTCCGAGAGATGAACCACACTACTGAACGGCCCAATGCCATTACCATGCTACATCTTCTTGAAGCTTGCTCTCTTTCTGCAGACCTGAAAAGATCAAGGTGGGCTCATGGCATTGTTATTCGAAGAGGGTTGGCATCTGATGTACATGTGGGAACTGCGATCTTAGATATGTATTCGAAATGTGGTTCTGTTGAATTGTCAAGAAAAGTGTTTGAACGGATTCCACACAAGAATGTCGTTACCTGGAGTGCCATAATCACAGCATATGGTATGAATGGCCTCCCAAATGAAGCTCTAGCCCTACTTGCTGAGATGAAAATGAGTGGTCTGAAGCCGAATCAAGTAACAGCACTGTCTCTTTTGTCCGCTTGTAGTCATGGGGGACTGGTAGAAGAAGGGCTATCTCTTTTTGAGGAGTTGATTTGGGATGATGAGGTTGAACCTAGCTTAGAACATTACTCTTGCCTTGTAGATTTGTTAGCTCGGGCTGGAAAGGTTGATAGTGCAATGAATTTGATAGGAAGGCTACGTGGTGGAGTAAAGCCTAGTGCAAGTGCATGGGGGGCGCTCTTGAGTGCCTGTAGGAACTATGAGAACTATGAGTTCGGTGCCAGTGCCCTCCCTCAAGTACTTGAACTCGAGCCGTCAAGCTCAGCTGGCTATCTTCTTGCATCAAACATGTATGCATCAGGTCATTCATGGGTTGATGCCAGCAAAATGAGAATGATGTCTAAGGAGAGAGGTGTCAAGGTTACAGCTGGCTATAGCTTAGTGTATGTCAATGGTAAGGCATGCAAGTTTCTTGCAGGAGATAACCACAATTCTTTGTCTGATGAATTGCAGTTCGCCATTCAGCAACTGCACTCATGTATGAAAATGGACATCACTTGCAGGTAG
- the LOC107776421 gene encoding protein NLP2, which yields MEDGPFTLHDMFAKLSSDNTISTSDFSEFLSDGFWLETTNHASNFLIPSSLASQPLLLDTTNAGHSLPTANQEETDKDKILFAQMDDFSPTRRENSETSPRRLWIGPNINPNPTLSVKKRLVQAIEHLKDSTRDKDVLIQIWVPVKRGDKHVLITNNQPYFLNPNFQSLVEYRYVSQNYQFAAEKDSNELVGLPGRVFLKKLPEWTPDVRFFKREEYPRVNHAHQYNVRGSIAVPVFETGSGTCLGVVEIVTTTQKTHYHPELEDVCKALEAVNLRSSGISNPAKIKDCNESYLAALAEIQYILTCVCDTHKLPLAQTWAPCIQQGKGGCLQSDENSASCVTTVDEACYVRDPQVLPFHYACSEHHLLKGEGVAGGAFNTNQPCFATDITAFSKTEYPLSHHARMFGLCSAVAIRLRSIYTGSADFVLEFFLPLDCKNTEDQKQMLSSLSSVIQQSCRSLRVVTDQELLEEKELLQREKVSLSAGESHEEVSRKPVSPPYRDEDASSWLSQMTDVQRKGKGAAISQEENFKVTANRWRESIHASTYSEPNQIQDNFGPKGGYGGSLDFSSGTGSHSSGAKRAGERKRSKTEKSISLQVLRQYFAGSLKDAAKNIGVCPTTLKRICRQHGITRWPSRKIKKVGHSLQKLQLVIDSVHGAEGAIKLSSFYTNFPELTSPNNPGTSNLSASKNHDHLQQVNTQPDGSTLSPDTTTSKSTSSSGSHNSSSSLFCSTGSKHLFPLTNVFSTGNATMEEHPGGMLKRAHTEAELHDVGQEETKLLVRSQSQKIQSNHNSLEPLCPLPTSSNQVIRDSATFKVKATFGKEKIRFSLQSHWGFIDVLQEVLRRFNIEDGKIDLKYLDDDDEWVLLTCDADLEECVDIHRLCKRKTIKVSLHHAYHPNLGSSFGSSGPA from the exons ATGGAAGATGGTCCCTTTACACTTCATGACATGTTTGCAAAGCTCTCTTCTGATAACACTATTAGTACTTCTGATTTTAGTGAATTCCTCTCCGATGGTTTCTGGCTAGAGACAACTAATCACGCCTCGAATTTCCTTATTCCCTCCTCTTTGGCTTCTCAGCCCCTTTTGTTAGATACTACTAACGCAGGCCATTCCCTTCCTACCGCAAATCAAGAAGAAACTGACAAAGATAAGATTTTGTTTGCCCAAATGGATGATTTTTCTCCAACTAGAAGAGAAAACTCTGAGACTTCCCCTCGTCGGTTGTGGATTGGACCAAACATAAACCCAAATCCAACTTTATCAGTGAAAAAGAGATTGGTGCAAGCCATTGAACACCTAAAAGATTCCACAAGGGATAAAGATGTCCTAATTCAGATATGGGTACCAGTCAAGAGAGGAGACAAACATGTCCTTATTACTAATAATCAACCTTACTTCCTCAACCCAAATTTCCAGAGTCTAGTAGAGTACAGATATGTCTCCCAAAATTACCAATTTGCTGCTGAGAAGGATTCAAATGAGTTGGTTGGGTTGCCTGGCCGTGTTTTCTTGAAGAAGCTACCAGAGTGGACTCCTGATGTTCGTTTTTTCAAGCGGGAGGAGTATCCACGAGTTAATCATGCTCATCAGTATAATGTTAGGGGTTCCATTGCAGTTCCTGTTTTTGAAACCGGCAGTGGAACTTGCTTGGGTGTTGTTGAGATTGTGACTACTACTCAGAAAACTCACTATCACCCCGAGCTTGAAGATGTCTGCAAAGCTCTTGAG GCTGTTAATCTAAGAAGTTCTGGTATCTCAAATCCTGCAAAAATAAAG GACTGCAATGAGTCGTACCTTGCTGCCTTGGCCGAGATTCAATATATCTTGACATGTGTGTGTGATACACACAAGTTGCCATTGGCTCAGACTTGGGCCCCGTGCATACAACAAGGTAaaggtgggtgcctgcaatccGATGAGAACTCTGCTTCTTGTGTTACCACAGTCGACGAAGCTTGCTATGTGCGTGATCCACAAGTGTTGCCTTTTCATTACGCATGTTCTGAGCATCACTTGCTTAAAGGTGAAGGGGTTGCAGGTGGAGCATTCAATACAAATCAGCCATGTTTCGCTACAGATATTACGGCCTTTAGCAAGACAGAATATCCACTATCACACCACGCCAGGATGTTTGGATTATGTTCTGCTGTAGCAATACGCCTTCGAAGTATATACACAGGGTCGGCTGACTTTGTTTTGGAGTTCTTCTTGCCACTTGATTGCAAAAATACTGAAGACCAAAAACAAATGTTAAGTTCACTGTCTTCTGTGATACAGCAAAGTTGCCGAAGCTTACGTGTTGTTACGGATCAGGAATTACTGGAGGAAAAAGAACTCCTACAACGTGAAAAGGTCAGCCTTTCTGCTGGTGAATCACATGAAGAAGTATCAAGAAAACCAGTCTCTCCACCTTACAGGGATGAAGATGCTTCTTCCTGGCTTTCTCAAATGACGGATGTCCAAAGAAAGGGTAAAGGAGCCGCTATTTCGCAAGAAGAAAATTTTAAGGTGACAGCAAACCGTTGGAGGGAATCCATTCATGCATCTACATACTCAGAGCCAAACCAGATCCAGGATAATTTTGGACCCAAAGGAGGTTATGGGGGTTCCTTAGATTTTTCTTCTGGTACAGGATCACATTCCTCAGGTGCCAAGAGAGCAGGTGAAAGAAAACGGTCAAAGACCGAGAAGAGCATCAGTTTGCAGGTACTCAGGCAGTACTTTGCCGGGAGCCTAAAAGATGCTGCAAAAAATATTGGAG TTTGCCCTACAACTTTGAAAAGAATATGCAGGCAACACGGAATCACAAGGTGGCCTTCTCGCAAGATCAAGAAAGTGGGCCACTCGTTGCAGAAACttcaacttgtgattgattcagtcCATGGTGCCGAGGGTGCTATTAAACTCAGTTCTTTCTACACTAACTTCCCAGAACTTACCTCTCCAAATAATCCAGGGACCAGTAATTTATCTGCTTCTAAGAACCATGATCATCTGCAGCAAGTAAATACTCAACCTGATGGCAGTACATTAAGCCCTGATACCACTACTTCCAAGTCAACTTCTTCATCTGGCAGTCATAACTCCAGTTCAAGTTTATTCTGTTCAACTGGTTCAAAGCATTTATTTCCTCTTACAAATGTTTTTTCCACGGGGAATGCCACAATGGAAGAACACCCTGGAGGAATGCTAAAGAGAGCACATACAGAAGCAGAATTGCATGACGTGGGTCAAGAAGAAACCAAACTTTTGGTTCGATCACAGAGTCAAAAAATTCAAAGCAATCACAATTCTCTGGAACCTTTGTGTCCTTTGCCGACGAGTAGCAACCAGGTTATACGGGATTCGGCTACATTTAAAGTAAAAGCCACTTTTGGGAAAGAAAAGATTCGTTTCAGCCTGCAATCACATTGGGGTTTTATAGATGTTCTGCAAGAGGTCTTAAGGCGTTTCAATATAGAAGATGGTAAAATTGATCTAAAATATTTGGATGATGACGACGAGTGGGTGCTTCTGACATGTGATGCTGATCTTGAGGAATGTGTAGATATACACAGATTATGTAAAAGGAAAACCATTAAAGTCTCCCTCCACCATGCTTACCATCCCAATCTTGGAAGTTCATTTGGTAGCAGTGGCCCTGCCTAA